The DNA window CCGTCAGAACGGTCGCCGCATCGGCCTGGATATGCAACAGCTTGGCTAACTCGAAGCGCAACTCTTCGAGCAAACTCTCCTTGACGGAAAGGACCGGCTGCAATGTGAAGTGTGGGGTCGCCATAGGATTTGCTACTTACGGGACTACTATATCCCGATGCAACGCTTGCGTCAGTAAACGCACCGTGTGCCTTGTATAAGGTTTGCGTAAAAGTCCGAGGGATTGTGTTACTTGTTATGCGGCGATTTTTAGCAGGGCGTCGGTGGTCGTTTCGTAGTCGCAGTGCTCGTCGGCGCGCTGCTGAAGGAACATCCGAATGACCGGCAGCAATTTCAGTGCGCGGTCGATCTGGGGATTACTGCCATTCCGGTAGGCGCCGATGTTGACCAGGTCCTTCGCGTGATCGTATGTCGCCAGCATTTCGCGGATGGCGCCGGCCGCATCCTGGTGTGCGCGCTCGGTGATGGCAGGCATGACACGGCTGAGGCTGTGCAACACATCGACCGCGGGGTAATGGTGTTCGGCGGCCAGGTCGCGCGAGAGCGTGAGGTGCCCATCCAGAATGCTGCGCACCGTGTCGGTGATCGGCTCGGTCAGATCGTCGGCCTCCATCAGGACCGTGTAAAAGCCGGTAATGGTGCCCGTCTCGGAGGTGCCGGCGCGCTCCATCAGTTTGGGCAGCAAGGCGAACACCGAGGGGGTGTAGCCTTTAGCGGCAGGCGGCTCGCCGACCGCGAGGCCGATCTCGCGCTGGGCCATGGCGAAGCGCGTGACCGAGTCCATCATGAAGTTGACGTCCAGTCCCTGGTCGCGGAAATACTCGGCAATGACGGTAGCTGTCCACGCGCCTTTGAGCCGCAGCAGGGCCGGCTGGTCCGAGGTGGAGACGACGATCACCGAGCGGCGCAATCCGTCTGCGCCGAGGTCGCGGCTGATAAACTCCTGCACCTCGCGGCCACGCTCGCCGATCAGCGCGATGACGTTGACATCGGCCTTCACATGGCGGGCGAGCATGCCCAGCAGGGTGCTCTTGCCGACGCCGCTGCCCGCGAAAATACCGATGCGCTGCCCCTTGCCGACCGTCGTCAGTCCATCGATCACGCGGACGCCGGTCACCAGCGGCTGGTCAATCGGGCGGCGCTGCAGGACGTGCGGGGAGGTGTTGACTGTGGGGCGGGTGTGGCCGCTGCCGACCGGCCCGCCCTGATCGAGCGGCCGCGCCAGCGCGTCGAGCACGCGCCCGAGCAAGTTCATGCCGACCGGCACCGCGAACGGGGAGCCGCTGGCCTCGACAATGCTGCCGGGCTGGATGCCCTGCATTTCGCCCAGCGGCATCAGGAGGGTGCGCTCATCCTTGAACCCGACCACCTCGGCATGCACCTGCCCCTGATTGTCGGGGTGGAGAATGGTGCACATTTCGCCGATCTGCGCGCTGATGCCGCGCGCCTCGATCACCAGCCCTACCACCTGCGTGACGGCGCCGCGGCTGCGGATCGGGTTCACTGTTCGCAGCAGGTTCTGATAGCGCGCCAGATCGGGCAGTTCAACGTCCTCAGCCGGTCGATCCATCCAACGCCCGCTCACGAGCGCGCCGGCGTTTCTGCGTCGGCGGCGCCGTTAAAGGTTTCGCGGATGTTCTTCAGTTGCGTGTCGATTTGCGCGTCAACGCGCCCGAACGGCGTCTCAATCACGCAGCCGCCGAGACCGACGCGCCGGTCGGCCACAATCTCGAAGCTGCGCACGCCGGAACTGGAACTGAGCGCTTCCTGCCAGGCCGCCTGCAACTGCTCTACGTCCCGCGGGTTGACGCGCACCACAATGCGGTCGACCCCGCTCACCTGCTCGATAGCGCGCGCGGCGATCTGCGCGACGACGCGCGGGTTGATCTCGACCTGCTCGTCGAGGATCTTCTTGGCCACGGCAATCGCCAGCTCGACAATCGTCGGCTCGGCCTGCGCGATCAGCTTCGCCTTGCTGTCGGCCGCAGAGGCCGCCATGCGCAGCACGCTTTCCAGTTGCGCGCGCGCTTCGTCCTGCGCGGCGGCCAAACCGTGCGCGTGGCCCTCGGCAAACCCGTCGGCGACCGCCGCCTGGCGCATCCGGTCCCCCTCGGCGCGCGCGGCGGCGATGAGCGATTCGGCGCGCATTTTTGCATCGCGTACCAGCGCCTCGGCCTCGGCCTGATAGGCGCACAGGACATCCTCGCGGCTCGGCAGCGGCGGGTCGTCCGGCGCCGGCGCGGCGTGCGGGTTCGCCGTCCGCACGGGCGCGGGTGACGCCGGCTGCACGACCTGCAGTGCGCCCAGGTGGACATGCCCGCCCTTGACGACCCTAGACAACGAACTCTCCCGAATCGCCGCGCATGATGATAATCTCCTCGGACTCCTCCAGGCGCCGGATGACGTTGACGATGCCGCCCTGCGATTCTTCGACCGTCTGCAGGCGCACCGGCCCCATCATTTCGATCTCTTCCTGTAACGTCTGCGCCGAGCGCTTGGACATGTTCTTCAGGATCAACGTCTTGACCTGTGCACTGGCGCCCTTGAGCGCGATGGCGAGGTCTTTCATATCCACTTCGCGCAGCACACGCTGCACCGACTTGTCGTCGAGCATGGTGATGTTCTCGAAGACGAACATCTTGCTGCGCACTTCCTCGGCCAGCGGGCGGTTGGCGCTGTCGAGCGCTTCGAGGATGTGCTTCTCATTCGTGCGGTCAACGCGATTGAGCACCTTGACGAGGTATTCCACGCCGCCCGCCTGCGAGTAGTCCGCCGTCAGCACCGTCGAGATGCGGCGGCTCAGGCCGCGTTCGACTTCCGCCAGCACTTCCGGGCTGGTGCGGTCCATGGAAGCGATACGGGCGGCCACGCCGGCCTGCAGATCGGGTTCCAGGTAAGACAGGATGCTCGCCGTCTGCGGCACCTTCAAGTGCGACAGAATCAGCGCGATCGTCTGCGGATGCTCTTCCTTCAGGAAGTTGGCCAATTGGGCCGGGTCGGCTTCGGACAGAAAGTCGAACGAGTTGCCGCGCTTGGTGATCTTGATGCGCTCGAGCAGTTCTTCCGCGCGATCCGAACCGAGCGCCTGCGTCAGCATCTCGCGCGCGTATTGCTCGCCGCCGCGCAGCATGTATTCCGTGCTCACCGCGAGCTCATAGGCCTCGGACACAACCTCCTCGTGAATCGAGCTGGCCACCGAATCGACGTTGGCCACTTCCGAGGCGATGCGCTCGATGCGCGTCTCGTCGAAGTGCCGCAGGACTTCAGCCGAAAGGACGGGGCCCAGCTTGAGCAGGAGAATGGCGGCTTTTTGCGCGCCGCGCACCTCCACCTTGGCCGAATTGACTGCATTACTCATGGCGTCTTCCCGGGCCGGATCGGAAACCGGCGGCTATTTAGCGTCTTCTTTGAGCCACTGCTCGATGACTTCGGCTACCGCTCCCGGACGCGTGCGCGCCAGGTGGTTGAGCTGCGCCTGCAATTGATCGCGGCGCGTGTTGGACGGATTCAGCGCTGCCGCGCTGAACGCCGGCTCGCTGATGGCTGCGCCGGGGCCGCCGCTGGCGCCCGCCAGCAGCGGCGCGTCGCTCTTCTCGATGATCACGGGCGCCGGCATGCGCGCCGGAGCCAAACTCATGAACGTGCGGCGCATGAAGAAGAACACGCCCAGCGCGGCCAGCCCCAGCAGAACGGCCTTGCCGATGTTGAAGATCAACTCCTGCTGGTGCGCATCGTCCATGCTCTTGGTTTCCTGGTCGTAATACGAGCGGTCGAATGCGGCGCTGCTGACGCTGACGATGTCGCCGCGCGTTGCATCGGCGCCGACGGCCGCCGTGATCGATTCCTTGAGCGCGGTCAACTTCGCCGCGTCGGTCACGCCGTCCACAATCACGGAAACCGACAACCGCTCGACCTTGCCGGGCATCGCCACGCGCTTCGACGTGACGCGCGACAGATCGTAGTTGGTCGTGGATTCGAGACGCTGGTACGGCGAGCCCGTGGCGCCGGCCGTGCCGCTGACCACCGACTGGTAGGTCGGCACATTGGAACTGACACCCGGAATGCCGCCGGGCGCCGCGCCGGCCCCGTAAGTCTCGCTCAGTACGTGCGCGCTGCGGATCATGCTGCCGGTCGTGCCCGCCGGCGCATACGACTCGGTGCTGGTTTCCAGCTTATCCCAGCCCATGGTCGCGCTGACGCGCACCACCGCTTTGTTGGGCCCCAGCACGCGCGCCAGCATCGCCTCCACCGCAGACGCCGCCTGCTGCTCATAATCGCGCTGGGCCGCCAACTGCGTCTGAGTCACCTTCAAGTCGCCATCCGAGCCGCCCGCCAGGCCACTGGACAGCATGTTGCCCTGCGTGTCAACGAGGGTGATCGCCTCGGGTCGAAGCCCTTCCACGCTGCCGGCGATCAGGTTGGTGATCGCCTGCACCTGGCCGGCGTTCAACCGCAGGCCGGGCTTGAGCTTGAGCACGACCGAGGCGGTCGGCGTTTTCTTCTCCTGCGCGTACAGCGTCGGCTGCGGGATGACGATGTGCACGCGCGCGCTGTCGACGGCCGCGATGGCGCCGATGGTGCGTGCCAGCTCGCCTTCCAGGGCGCGCTGGTAGTTCAACTGCTGGGTGAAGTCGGTCATCGCCAGGCTGGGATTATTGAACAGTTCGAAGCCCACCACGCCGCCCTGCGGCAGCCCGGCGCTGGCGGTGCTGAGGCGCACTTCGTACACCTGCGCGCTGGGTACCTTGATCGTGGCGCCGCCATCGGCCAGTTGGTACGGGACGTTGGTTTCCTTCAGCTTCTTCACGATGGCGGCCGCGTCGGTCTCGCTCAGGCCGCTGTACGCGACCGCGTAGTCCGGCATACCTGACCAGATGCTCACGCCGACCAGCGCCGCGATCGCCAGCACCACGATGGCAATGGCGAGCAGGCGCTGGGCGCGTTCCATCGTCTCCCAGCGCTTGAGGAACTCTTGTTGGATCTGCAGCAGTCGCGGGTTCACGGTTCAGCCTAGACCTGCATACGCATGATTTCTTGGTACGACTCGACGACTTTGTTGCGCACGGCCACGGCGAACTGCATGCTGAGGTTCGCCTTCTCGGCCGTCATCATCACCTGCGCAATGTCCGCCGATTCGCCGGCGGCCAGCTTCTGCATTGCGCTGTCGGCCTCGAGTTGCGTGCTGTTCAGCCCTTCCAGCGCGTGCGAAATGGTTTGCCCGAAGGAGTCGAGCGCGCCGGGCGCGGCGGCGCGCGCCGGCGCAACCGCCTGCGTGGCGGCCGCCGTTTTGAGGCTGGCAGTAATAGCGGAAATGCTGTTCAGGCCCATGGTGTCTCCCAAGACGGCTATCGGCCGATCTCAAGCGCTTTGAGCGCCATGCCCTTGATCGCGTTGAACACGGTGGTATTGGCTTCATACGAGCGCGTCGCGGAGAGCATGTCGGTCATTTCGGTGGCCACGTCTACGTTGGGATAGGTCACGTAACCCTGCGCGTCGGCGTCGGGGTGGTTCGGCTCGAAGCTCACGACGCCCGGCGAAGCGTCCTCGACGACGGCGACCACGGCGACGCCCGCGCCTTCGGCGACCGGCGACTCGCGGTGCATGAACGCGGCGAACATCGGGCTTTGCCCCTGCGCCTGCGGGCGGAACACGACCTGCTCGCGCTTGTACGCGCCGCCTTCGGCGGTGCGCGTCGTCTGCTGGTTGGCCATGTTGTTGGCGATGACATCCATGCGCAGCCGCTGCGCGGTAAGCGCGGAGGCGCTGATCTTCATGCTCTCGAACAGTCCCATGCCGTATCCTCCTAAACGTCCATTTGCTGGAGCGCCTTGACGATCGGGCTGGTGCCGCCGGGCTGGAACAGCGCGTGCGCTGTGAAGTCCCTGTCGCGGCCGCCGCCCTCTTCATTGGCGATGATCCAGTAGGTGTACGCGAAGTAGTTGGGCTCACGCTTGCGCAGATAGCGATACGCGTCGGTGACGATGCGCACCTGCTCGTCGGGCGTCACGCTCTTGCCGGGGTAGATGCCGCCCTCGGTGCTGATGACGGGCAGCGCGCGGCCCAGCGCGCCGCGCACAATCGCATCGGCGTCGCGGAACTGCAGGTAGTTCGCGCCATAGTTGTGCAGGCTCAGCCAGGCCGTGTCCAGCAGGCTGCTCTCGCCGCGCGCCCGCAGCGCGTCGAGCGACTGGCGCAGGAACTGCTTGTCGTCGACGTCGCCCTGCGGGCTGAGTGATCCAAAGCCGGGCAAGCCGCCGCCCGCAACCACTGCTTTGGCGGCGGCAGACCACGCATCGAGGTACCGCTTCACATCCGGCGCGTGGCCGTTGTTCTCGAACTTCAAGTTCGGCTCGTTGTAAAGCTGGAAATAGCTGACGCCCATCGCCTTGTAGTGCTTGACCATCGCCGTCAGGTCGCCATCCACGGGTGACAGGCCGGTCGTGTGCACGCGCAGCACCGGCATGATGCCGTTCTTGACGAGTTGCTGGACGAGGTAGTCGTTGTCGCCGATGTTGGCGCCGTCGTTCAGGAAGACGGCCCACGAGACGCGCATGTCGCGCATCTCCTTAACGAAGCGATCGACCACGTCGGGCGCGGAGTGGGTCGTCGGTACCCAGTGCATACCGCGGCCGCTATCGGCAGGTGGACGGGGGTAATCGGCCAGCGCCATCGCGCTACCGGAGGCTATGGGCGCCGGCACGACCGCCGGCGCAGCGATTGGCGCGATGTCGGCCAGCGCAGCCATGATCGACGCGGGCGTCAACGCGGCCAGCGCCGCTGTGCCCGGTGCGCGAGCGGCCGGCTGACTGGCCGACGCCGGCGCCGCATAGCCGCCGCCAGGCAGTTTCAGCGCAGGCTGGTAGAAGCGTCGGGGTCCCGACGCATCAAGATTGACAAACGCCTGGAAGCGCGGATCGGTGCGCAGGTTGGAGCGCGGAACGTAGGTGGACAGGCCCAGCGCGCGGCCCAGCAGCGCGCCAAACAGTGGCGCACCGCCGTTGGCCGCCGGCGCAGGCGTACTGCGCGCAGCGCCGGACGATACGCCGGTGGCGCCGGGCGCCCGCGTCGGCTCGATGCGGGCGGGAGGGAGGTCGTGTTTGGGGTCGCCCATGCTAACGGTCTTTCACCAATCTGACTGTGAACGACTATAGCATGGAGACGGTTATGGTTCAGTAAACGATCTGTGAGATTCGTGTAAAGAGAGCGTATATCGGCCGCCGGCGGCCAAACTGTGTAAGCATTGCGTAAAGAAATGCGCCGAACTAGAAAAAGCTCAGAACGCTCTGGGACACATCGTTGAGCGGCACGACCATCTCCGCGGCGCCCAGTTGAATGGCCTCTTTGGGCATGCCAAACACCACACAACTCTTTTCGTCCTGTGCCAGCGTCCGCGCGCCGCTCTGGCGCATGGACAGCAGCCCTTTGGCGCCGTCCGCGCCCATGCCGGTCAGAATCACGCCGACCGCGTTGCGGCCGGCATGGCGCGCAACCGACTGGAACAGCACGTCGACGCTGGGGCGCTGGTGATGCACCGGCGGGCCATCCTTGATACGCACGACGTAGCGCGCGCCGCTGCGCTCCAGCACCATATGATGATTGCCGGGCGCCAGCAGCACCAGTCCCGGCGTCACGTAGTCGTTATCGCGCGCCTCGCGCACTTCGAGCTGGCAGTTGTGGTTCAGCCGCTCGGCAAACGTCTTCGTGAAGTTCTCGGGCATGTGCTGCACCATGACGACGCCGGGCATGACCGCCGGCAGGCCGCGCAGCACCACCTCGATCGCCTGCACGCCCCCGGTGGACGCGCCAATGGCCAGCACTTTGTGCGTGGTCTCCAGCGTCGCCGCCGGCGACAACACCGGTGCGCCTGCGGCGACCGGCACGCCCGCCGGCGCCAGCCGCACGCCCACCTGCGCGCGCGCCGCCGCGCGGATGGCGTGCAGCAGGCGCATCGATACGTTCGGCACCGAATACTGCGAACCGGGCTTCGGCACCACCTCGACCGCGCCGAGTTCGAGCGCGCGCAGCGCATTTTCGCTATTGGCCGGCGTCAACGAACTGACGACGATGACCGGCAGCGGGTGGTGCTTCATCAGCTTGGCCAGGAACGACAAGCCATCCATGCGCGGCATCTCGACATCCAGCGTCAGCACGTCGGGCTGGAGCTCGACGATCATATCGCGCGCCATGTACGGGTCGACCGCGCTGCCGACGACGTTGATATCCGGGAACTGGGACAGCTCTTCCGTCAGAATCTTGCGCACGACGGCGGAGTCATCCACAATAAGGACGCGTATCATGGCAGTCTACCCTGTGAGGCGCGACAACGCCTCGGCATCGCCGATCAACAACAGGTCTGCGCGGCCTTCTTCGAGGCCCAGGCAGGCACGGGCCAGTGGCGCCCACGCCTCGGGCGCCGTGGTCGCCGAGCCGGCGACCACCTGCGGCGCGGCCAGGCGAAAGACATGCTCGGCGCCCGCCACCTGCGGCAGCAGGTTACCGCAGATCACGTTGCCGATCTCGCCGAACGAGTCGTACTGCTCCGCCCGCGGCAACTGCTCGTCGGCCCCCAGCATATTGGCCGCGAGCTGCGGCAGCAGATTGCCGCACAGCGTGATGATCAACTGCCCGGCGAAGGGCCCCTCGAAATTGACCTGCGCGGTCGCATCAGCCACGGCGTCCTGCTGCTGCGGTTCCAGTTCCGGCGACGGGAAGAAGAACACGAGGTCTTCGAAGATCTGGGCCGAGACCTCAAAGAGCTGGCGATCCAGGGTATCGCTCATTGCGGTTTCTCCAGGAATTTTTTCAGCGTGTTGCGCAGGCTCTCCGGCGAAAACGGCTTGTGCACAAAGCCGGCGCCTTTCCGCATCAGGCTGTTGATGCGCGTGTCGCTGCTTTCGGTGGATACCACGACGACCGGCATGTCGGCCGTCTCCGGGTTCGCGCGCAGGCGGTCGAGCAGCTCTTCGCCGTTCATGACCGGCATGTTGATATCGACCAGCGCTAGATCAATCCAGTTGTTGTCGGTCAGCGACAGCGCTTCGACGCCGTTGGCGGCTTCGAGCACGGTGCCGAGCGGCATGCCGCTCAGGCGCAGCGTCTTGATGATAATCGAGCGCATCACCGCACTATCGTCCACTACCATGACATTGTAGGCCACAGCAACCCTCCTTCACACCGCGACTGAGGTCTCAAAGCGCCGTCGTCGTGCCATTGATACGCATCTGCACCTCGCCAGACCCGACCTGCAGGGTCATGCCGCGCGAGGTGGTGCCGCCCACATCATACGCGTCCAGCAGCACGCCGTTCTTCCAGAGCAGCTTGCGCAGTGCGACGAAGTTGCGCTTGCCAATCTGAAAGTAGTCTTCGCGGTCGCCGCCGGTCGACGCGCCGCCGGCCACTTTGACGATCAGGCGCGACTTCTGCGCCCCGGCCTTGTAGCAGTCCAGGAACAGGCGCGGGACGCCCGTGTCCACGAACATATACGGGTTGGCGGCGGCCTTGGCCAGGTCAATGGTCGAGTCGGGCAGCATCACATGCAGCATGCCACCCACGCACGAAACGGGATCGTAGATCGTCAACCCCAGGCAACTGCCCAGTGCGTGCGTCACAATTTCATCATCGCGGTTAGCGGAGATGATCATATCGGCGATGCCCACGATATGCTTCACAATTACCCCCA is part of the Chloroflexota bacterium genome and encodes:
- the fliG gene encoding flagellar motor switch protein FliG; translated protein: MSNAVNSAKVEVRGAQKAAILLLKLGPVLSAEVLRHFDETRIERIASEVANVDSVASSIHEEVVSEAYELAVSTEYMLRGGEQYAREMLTQALGSDRAEELLERIKITKRGNSFDFLSEADPAQLANFLKEEHPQTIALILSHLKVPQTASILSYLEPDLQAGVAARIASMDRTSPEVLAEVERGLSRRISTVLTADYSQAGGVEYLVKVLNRVDRTNEKHILEALDSANRPLAEEVRSKMFVFENITMLDDKSVQRVLREVDMKDLAIALKGASAQVKTLILKNMSKRSAQTLQEEIEMMGPVRLQTVEESQGGIVNVIRRLEESEEIIIMRGDSGEFVV
- the flgC gene encoding flagellar basal body rod protein FlgC: MGLFESMKISASALTAQRLRMDVIANNMANQQTTRTAEGGAYKREQVVFRPQAQGQSPMFAAFMHRESPVAEGAGVAVVAVVEDASPGVVSFEPNHPDADAQGYVTYPNVDVATEMTDMLSATRSYEANTTVFNAIKGMALKALEIGR
- the fliE gene encoding flagellar hook-basal body complex protein FliE — protein: MGLNSISAITASLKTAAATQAVAPARAAAPGALDSFGQTISHALEGLNSTQLEADSAMQKLAAGESADIAQVMMTAEKANLSMQFAVAVRNKVVESYQEIMRMQV
- a CDS encoding FliI/YscN family ATPase, with the translated sequence MDRPAEDVELPDLARYQNLLRTVNPIRSRGAVTQVVGLVIEARGISAQIGEMCTILHPDNQGQVHAEVVGFKDERTLLMPLGEMQGIQPGSIVEASGSPFAVPVGMNLLGRVLDALARPLDQGGPVGSGHTRPTVNTSPHVLQRRPIDQPLVTGVRVIDGLTTVGKGQRIGIFAGSGVGKSTLLGMLARHVKADVNVIALIGERGREVQEFISRDLGADGLRRSVIVVSTSDQPALLRLKGAWTATVIAEYFRDQGLDVNFMMDSVTRFAMAQREIGLAVGEPPAAKGYTPSVFALLPKLMERAGTSETGTITGFYTVLMEADDLTEPITDTVRSILDGHLTLSRDLAAEHHYPAVDVLHSLSRVMPAITERAHQDAAGAIREMLATYDHAKDLVNIGAYRNGSNPQIDRALKLLPVIRMFLQQRADEHCDYETTTDALLKIAA
- the fliF gene encoding flagellar M-ring protein FliF gives rise to the protein MNPRLLQIQQEFLKRWETMERAQRLLAIAIVVLAIAALVGVSIWSGMPDYAVAYSGLSETDAAAIVKKLKETNVPYQLADGGATIKVPSAQVYEVRLSTASAGLPQGGVVGFELFNNPSLAMTDFTQQLNYQRALEGELARTIGAIAAVDSARVHIVIPQPTLYAQEKKTPTASVVLKLKPGLRLNAGQVQAITNLIAGSVEGLRPEAITLVDTQGNMLSSGLAGGSDGDLKVTQTQLAAQRDYEQQAASAVEAMLARVLGPNKAVVRVSATMGWDKLETSTESYAPAGTTGSMIRSAHVLSETYGAGAAPGGIPGVSSNVPTYQSVVSGTAGATGSPYQRLESTTNYDLSRVTSKRVAMPGKVERLSVSVIVDGVTDAAKLTALKESITAAVGADATRGDIVSVSSAAFDRSYYDQETKSMDDAHQQELIFNIGKAVLLGLAALGVFFFMRRTFMSLAPARMPAPVIIEKSDAPLLAGASGGPGAAISEPAFSAAALNPSNTRRDQLQAQLNHLARTRPGAVAEVIEQWLKEDAK
- a CDS encoding chemotaxis protein CheX gives rise to the protein MSDTLDRQLFEVSAQIFEDLVFFFPSPELEPQQQDAVADATAQVNFEGPFAGQLIITLCGNLLPQLAANMLGADEQLPRAEQYDSFGEIGNVICGNLLPQVAGAEHVFRLAAPQVVAGSATTAPEAWAPLARACLGLEEGRADLLLIGDAEALSRLTG
- a CDS encoding response regulator — translated: MAYNVMVVDDSAVMRSIIIKTLRLSGMPLGTVLEAANGVEALSLTDNNWIDLALVDINMPVMNGEELLDRLRANPETADMPVVVVSTESSDTRINSLMRKGAGFVHKPFSPESLRNTLKKFLEKPQ
- a CDS encoding chemotaxis response regulator protein-glutamate methylesterase, whose protein sequence is MIRVLIVDDSAVVRKILTEELSQFPDINVVGSAVDPYMARDMIVELQPDVLTLDVEMPRMDGLSFLAKLMKHHPLPVIVVSSLTPANSENALRALELGAVEVVPKPGSQYSVPNVSMRLLHAIRAAARAQVGVRLAPAGVPVAAGAPVLSPAATLETTHKVLAIGASTGGVQAIEVVLRGLPAVMPGVVMVQHMPENFTKTFAERLNHNCQLEVREARDNDYVTPGLVLLAPGNHHMVLERSGARYVVRIKDGPPVHHQRPSVDVLFQSVARHAGRNAVGVILTGMGADGAKGLLSMRQSGARTLAQDEKSCVVFGMPKEAIQLGAAEMVVPLNDVSQSVLSFF
- a CDS encoding chemotaxis protein CheD is translated as MKHIVGIADMIISANRDDEIVTHALGSCLGLTIYDPVSCVGGMLHVMLPDSTIDLAKAAANPYMFVDTGVPRLFLDCYKAGAQKSRLIVKVAGGASTGGDREDYFQIGKRNFVALRKLLWKNGVLLDAYDVGGTTSRGMTLQVGSGEVQMRINGTTTAL